The proteins below are encoded in one region of Aspergillus nidulans FGSC A4 chromosome III:
- a CDS encoding putative NADH-ubiquinone oxidoreductase 21 kDa subunit (transcript_id=CADANIAT00006165), which yields MARNVVNAAKSASNVVSIKHKYSVQSTGLWERLRRILAIDPERSTGVPLNSQFRLPTPGALPPLSYDDPVTVPAGDIADNPYWKRDVRRNYPRVSTVNQADAVGLLTVGSQAAPKEEVLQIGEAGEKQLISLKQHGEERGLAGLFQKDKNGIRGVLGPNGLPPTPCNLNSSSKYQIDDDHGYPNVYPCRTFA from the exons ATGGCCCGCAACGTCGTGAACGCGGCCAAGTCGGCATCGAATGTCGTTTCTATCAAACAT AAATACTCTGTTCAATCTACCGGTTTATGGGAGCGCCTCCGCCGCATACTTGCTATCGATCCCGAACGGTCAACCGGTGTGCCATTGAACTCTCAGTTCCGTCTGCCCACCCCAGGAGCTCTTCCCCCGCTGTCTTACGATGACCCCGTCACGGTCCCAGCCGGCGACATCGCTGATAACCCATACTGGAAGCGTGATGTTCGCAGAAACTACCCGAGAGTCAGCACGGTGAACCAAGCGGATGCTGTTGGCCTTCTTACTGTGGGAAGCCAGGCAGCGCCTAAGGAAGAAGTCCTGCAGATTGGCGAGGCGGGCGAGAAACAGCTGATTTCACTCAAGCAACATGGTGAGGAGCGGGGTTTGGCGGGTTTATTCCAGAAGGACAAGAATGGCATTAGAGGCGTCCTAGGTCCCAATGGTTTGCCACCAACACCTTGTAACCTGAACTCTTCTTCAAAGTATCAGATCGACGATGATCACGGATATCCAAATGT GTATCCTTGCCGCACCTTTGCCTAA
- a CDS encoding thioredoxin peroxidase DOT5 (transcript_id=CADANIAT00006164), producing the protein MLPSTINKEKGHSYLYETISTISNSAIAPSLSPTTNKPKMVELRKRKTTAAPPEQSAKRTKTKVPATTLKPSGNTTALTCESILRVGDVVNLNGFGGDFETNDGRKTTLKILVDESKAGVVLFTYPKASTPGCTKQACLFRDGFDKLTSTGLAIYGLSADSPKANTNFKSRQNLPYSLLCDTASTLISAIGFKKSPRGTIRGVCVIDKAGKILLLQPGGPDATVEAVQQLVLSMPKEVQGSIAET; encoded by the exons ATGCTGCCAAGTACgataaacaaagaaaaagggCACTCATACCTTTATGAAACCATTTCCACAATCTCTAATTCGGCAATCGCACCTAGTCTTTCTCCAACCACAAACAAACCCAAAATGGTTGAACTGCGAAAGCGCAAAACGACAGCAGCACCTCCAGAGCAGTCAGCGAAGCGGACCAAAACCAAGGTGCCCGCCACAACATTAAAGCCATCTGGAAACACAACCGCCTTAACTTGTGAAAGTATACTGAGGGTTGGCGACGTGGTGAACTTGAATGGCTTTGGTGGTGATTTTGAGACAAATGATGGCAGAAAGACTACCCTTAAGATCCTTGTTGACGAAAGCAAAGCTGGCGTTGTGCTGTTTACATACCCCAAGGCCTCGACCCCCGGCT GTACAAAACAAGCTTGCCTATTTCGTGATGGGTTTGATAAGTTAACCTCAACCGGGCTGGCCATCTACGGCCTATCGGCAGATTCGCCAAAAGCCAACACTAACTTCAAATCAAGGCAAAATCTGCCATACTCCCTACTCTGCGACACAGCGTCAACTTTGATTAGCGCCATTGGGTTCAAGAAGTCGCCTCGTGGAACCATCAGGGGTGTTTGCGTTATAGATAAAGCAGGCaaaatccttcttctccagccagGTGGTCCAGACGCTACTGTGGAGGCCGTGCAGCAATTGGTTCTCTCGATGCCAAAAGAGGTCCAGGGCAGCATAGCCGAGACCTGA
- a CDS encoding DUF1761 domain-containing protein (transcript_id=CADANIAT00006166) has product MATLHYLPPVKPSAIAAGTIFTHTASLGILAPVFGDTYHRAQAANSKEEFVRSKEAAGAAAAWGSSLVGSAVQTYGVAALINATGTLSYKGAAYLGSLIFFASSAPSFVSQIFTEKRPLDTVAVGAVARVFETVGLSLFLTWWGTRTNPFD; this is encoded by the exons ATGGCAACACTCCACT ACCTACCCCCGGTGAAGCCCTCCGCTATCGCTGCGGGAACCATATTTACCCACACTGCATCTCTGGGCATTCTAGCCCCTGTCTTTGGCGATACATATCACCGCGCCCAGGCCGCCAATTCGAAGGAGGAATTTGTTAGGTCTaaggaggctgctggagctgcggcAGCTTGGGGTAGCTCCCTTGTTGGGAGTGCCGTGCAGACTTATGGAGTTGCGGCCCTGATTAATGCGACTGGCACCCTTAGCTATAAAGGAGCAGCCTACCTTGGTAGCTTGATtttcttcgccagctccgcTCCCAGT TTCGTCAGCCAGATATTTACCGAGAAGAGGCCTCTAGACACTGTTGCCGTTGGTGCCGTCGCAAGAGTCTTCGAGACAGTTGGCCTGAGTTTGTTTCTCACTTGGTGGGGAACACGCACGAACCCATTTGATTAA
- a CDS encoding uncharacterized protein (transcript_id=CADANIAT00006163), which yields MSAGRGQGSFGKTIDMLPSTFAPTLSRRDTNKSIGHEAGAGSIPPPLISGGGSLGPQSAAAIYQHIQDMATKRISTLDYLRKAHEGRIYWFNTVHYSRADMGRMPYFDARKLTRRAINYLLLGLSIPAIIDVSTTSGEYLRALNALLIEFEAFQQVHPPEGSSSSTLARARIPQMFKRATHGGTKARRASSATEIGLPMQHSDPSDLKNMAGSAASSVSAAAASVSIPNSEASELLPGEEYSYLLTPSLPFEPDYFETFVTLCDVLIDCYTRLVTLISTPAVCTVALGELFTKADAKIRKIIVAGMLYFVVLS from the exons ATGTCCGCTGGCAGAGGACAAGGCTCCTTTGGGAAAACCATTGATATGCTCCCCTCCACGTTCGCGCCGACGCTGTCCCGCAGAGACACAAATAAATCCATAGGGCATGAAGCCGGAGCCGGATCTATCCCTCCTCCATTGATAAGTGGTGGGGGATCTCTCGGTCCGCAGAGTGCGGCGGCGATCTACCAGCATATTCAGGACATGGCTACGAAGCGAATATCTACACTCGACTACCTCAGAAAAGC TCACGAAGGGCGCATTTATTGGTTTAACACGGTTCATTATTCCCGGGCTGACATGGGCCGAATGCCATATTTCGATGCCAGAAAGCTTACCCGGCGTGCAATCAATTATCTTCTCCTCGGTCTGTCTATCCCGGCAATAATCGATGTTAGCACAACATCAGGCGAATATTTACGTGCGTTAAATGCGCTGTTGATTGAATTCGAGGCGTTCCAGCAAGTGCATCCGCCGGAAGGGAGTTCATCGTCTACGCTTGCCCGAGCACGCATACCACAAATGTTCAAGCGCGCCACTCACGGTGGAACGAAGGCTAGAAGGGCAAGCTCAGCGACGGAGATTGGTCTTCCCATGCAACATAGTGACCCCTCCGATCTGAAAAATATGGCAGGGAGTGCTGCCTCATCGGTCAGCGCAGCTGCTGCGAGTGTGTCCATCCCAAATTCAGAAGCGTCAGAGCTCTTACCTGGAGAGGAGTATTCGTACCTTCTGACACCCTCACTGCCATTTGAGCCGGACTACTTTGAGACATTTGTGACTCTGTGCGATGTCCTGATAGACTGCTATACTCGCCTTGTGACGTTGATTTCAACGCCTGCAGTTTGCACCGTTGCACTGGGAGAGTTATTCACAAAAGCAGATGCCAAAATCCGAAAAATTATTGTGGCGGGCATG CTCTATTTTGTCGTGCTCTCGTAG
- a CDS encoding uncharacterized protein (transcript_id=CADANIAT00006167) — MEDIHPGSATSDDPLDISESLVPAREIKQAGQSYVSFDGLLQRPLLLKEDLKEGCGGQLWPAGMVLAKYMLRQHRFSLADKTILELGAGGGLVGLAVASGCEVGPPQIYITDQVPMLPLMKSNIALNNLSRKVKAAVLDWGTTLSDEIPRRPDVILAADCVYFEPAFPLLISTLRDLLGPDSVCYFCFKKRRRADLRFLKLAKRAFQVTEIDDDPEAGTYKRENINLYTIRSKPGTGHHCIDGRDTA, encoded by the exons ATGGAAGATATACACCCAGGTTCGGCTACTTCAGATGACCCCCTTGATATAAGCGAGTCTTTGGTCCCGGCAAGAGAAATCAAGCAAGCGGGGCAGAGCTATGTTTCCTTTGATGGTCTCTTACAACGGCCATTACTTCTCAAGGAGGATTTGAAAGAAGGATGTGGTGGCCAGTTGTGGCCTGCCGGCATGGTCCTGGCCAAATATATGCTTCGTCAGCACCGTTTCAGTCTGGCTGATAAGACAAT TCTTGAgcttggagctggaggcgggCTTGTTGGGTTAGCGGTTGCCTCTGGATGCGAAGTTGGCCCAcctcaaatatatattacCGACCAAGTGCCAATGCTTCCCCTTATGAAATCGAATATCGCGCTTAATAACCTCTCCCGGAAAGTGAAAGCCGCGGTCTTAGATTGGGGCACTACCCTTTCAGACGAGATCCCCCGGCGTCCCGATGTTATCCTCGCCGCTGATTGTGTGTATTTTGAGCCTGCCTTTCCACTCTTGATATCGACACTGCGCGATCTTTTGGGTCCTGATTCCGTCTGCTATTTCTGTTTCAAGAAACGTAGAAGGGCAGACCTTCGGTTCTTAAAGCTAGCAAAGAGAGCATTTCAGGTCACCGAGATCGATGATGACCCTGAAGCCGGAACATACAAGCGCGAAAATATCAACCTGTACACAATACGATCAAAGCCCGGTACAGGGCATCATTGTATCGACGGGCGCGACACTGCTTAA